A genomic stretch from Sphingomonas faeni includes:
- the alaS gene encoding alanine--tRNA ligase — MTSTNDIRRGFLDYFGSQGHQIVPSAPLVPQNDPTLMFVNAGMVPFKNVFTGLESRPYTTATSSQKCVRAGGKHNDLDNVGYTARHHTFFEMLGNFSFGDYFKEQAIVHAWTLLTREWGLSPDKLTATVYHTDDEAFDLWKKVAGLPDHRIIRIPTKDNFWSMGDNGPCGPCSEIFYDHGDHIPGGPPGSPDEDGDRFVEIWNLVFMQYEQENAEIVGNLPKPSIDTGMGLERIAAVMQGVTDNYDTDTFKALIAASGALTHTATDGANTASHRVIADHLRTAGFLIADGVLPASEGRGYVLRRIMRRAMRHAHILGAKQPLMHRLVPALVTEMGAAYPELSRARPLIEATLQQEETRFRQTLDKGLKLLDEATADMTDGTLAGEVAFKLYDTYGFPYDLTEDALRERNIAVDRAGFDTAMAEQKRAARAAWKGSGAKASDDIWFDIVEQTGGTEFLGYASDTGEGEVVALVKDGARVDHATTGDTVAIVVNQTPFYGESGGQVGDAGHISNDTGLRANVTETSKQLGRVFVHHAIVDSGEIKVGDPVKLQIDVARRAQIRANHSATHLLHEALRERLGTHVAQKGSLVAPDRLRFDFSQPVAMTPADIAQVESDVNAQVRGNGAVTTLLMTPDDAIAMGAMALFGEKYGDEVRVVSMGSTEDGTYSIELCGGTHVNALGDIGLFKVVGEGAVSSGIRRVEALTGEAARAYLTSRDDRLRETAAVLKSTPDEVPARVASLLEDRRRLERELADAKKALALGGGGSGEAAGPEQVGGVAFIGQVLNDFEAKGLRGAVDEAKQRLGSGIAVMVAINDGRASVAVGVTADLVASHNAVDLLKIAVATLGGQGGGGRPDMAQGGGPDGDKAAEAVAAVRAKLEAAGG; from the coding sequence ATGACATCGACGAACGACATCCGCCGCGGCTTCCTCGACTATTTCGGATCGCAGGGGCACCAGATCGTGCCCAGCGCGCCGCTCGTGCCGCAGAACGACCCGACGCTGATGTTCGTCAATGCCGGCATGGTGCCGTTCAAGAACGTCTTTACCGGCCTCGAATCGCGCCCCTACACGACCGCGACCTCGTCGCAGAAATGTGTCCGCGCAGGCGGCAAGCACAACGATCTCGACAATGTCGGCTACACCGCGCGGCACCATACGTTCTTCGAAATGCTCGGCAATTTCTCGTTCGGCGATTATTTCAAGGAGCAGGCGATCGTCCACGCCTGGACGCTGCTCACGCGCGAGTGGGGCCTGTCGCCGGACAAATTGACCGCCACCGTCTACCACACCGACGACGAGGCGTTCGATCTCTGGAAGAAGGTCGCCGGCCTCCCCGATCACCGCATCATTCGCATCCCGACCAAGGACAATTTCTGGTCGATGGGCGACAACGGGCCGTGCGGGCCGTGCTCGGAAATCTTCTACGACCACGGCGACCACATCCCCGGCGGCCCTCCCGGCAGCCCCGACGAGGACGGCGATCGTTTCGTCGAGATCTGGAACCTCGTGTTCATGCAGTATGAGCAGGAGAATGCCGAGATCGTCGGTAACCTGCCGAAACCCTCGATCGACACCGGCATGGGGCTCGAGCGCATCGCCGCGGTGATGCAGGGCGTCACCGACAATTACGACACCGACACGTTCAAAGCGCTGATCGCGGCCTCGGGCGCGCTGACGCACACCGCGACCGACGGCGCCAACACGGCGAGCCACCGCGTGATCGCCGACCACCTGCGCACCGCCGGCTTCCTGATCGCCGACGGTGTGCTGCCCGCGAGCGAGGGTCGCGGCTACGTCCTGCGCCGGATCATGCGCCGCGCGATGCGCCATGCGCATATCCTCGGCGCCAAGCAGCCGCTGATGCACCGGCTCGTCCCCGCGCTCGTCACCGAGATGGGCGCGGCGTACCCCGAACTGTCGCGCGCCCGTCCGCTGATCGAGGCGACGTTGCAGCAGGAGGAAACGCGCTTCCGCCAGACGCTCGACAAGGGGCTGAAGCTGCTCGACGAGGCGACCGCGGACATGACCGACGGCACGCTGGCCGGCGAGGTCGCGTTCAAGCTCTACGACACCTACGGCTTCCCGTACGACCTGACCGAGGACGCGCTGCGCGAACGCAACATCGCGGTCGACCGCGCCGGCTTCGACACCGCGATGGCCGAGCAGAAGCGCGCCGCCCGCGCCGCCTGGAAGGGCTCGGGCGCGAAGGCCTCCGATGACATCTGGTTCGATATCGTCGAGCAGACCGGCGGCACGGAGTTTCTCGGCTACGCGTCGGATACCGGCGAGGGTGAAGTCGTCGCACTGGTCAAGGACGGCGCGCGCGTCGACCACGCCACCACCGGCGATACGGTCGCGATCGTCGTCAACCAGACGCCCTTCTATGGCGAGAGCGGCGGACAGGTCGGTGACGCCGGTCACATCTCGAACGACACCGGCCTCCGCGCGAACGTCACCGAGACGTCGAAGCAGCTCGGCCGCGTGTTCGTCCATCATGCGATCGTCGATTCCGGCGAGATCAAGGTCGGCGACCCGGTCAAGCTCCAGATCGACGTCGCGCGTCGCGCCCAGATCCGCGCCAACCACTCGGCGACGCACCTGCTGCACGAGGCTCTGCGCGAGCGTCTCGGCACGCACGTCGCGCAGAAGGGCAGCCTCGTCGCGCCAGACCGCCTGCGCTTCGACTTCTCGCAGCCGGTCGCGATGACCCCCGCCGACATCGCGCAGGTCGAGTCCGACGTGAACGCGCAGGTCCGCGGCAACGGCGCGGTCACGACGCTGCTGATGACCCCAGACGATGCGATCGCGATGGGCGCGATGGCGCTGTTCGGCGAGAAATACGGCGATGAGGTGCGCGTCGTATCGATGGGCTCAACCGAGGACGGGACCTACTCGATCGAGCTGTGTGGCGGCACGCACGTCAACGCGCTCGGCGACATCGGCCTGTTCAAGGTCGTCGGCGAAGGCGCGGTCTCGAGCGGCATCCGCCGTGTCGAAGCCCTCACCGGCGAAGCGGCCCGCGCATATCTGACCAGCCGCGACGATCGCCTCCGCGAAACGGCGGCTGTGTTGAAGTCGACGCCCGATGAGGTCCCGGCGCGCGTCGCGTCCCTGCTCGAAGACCGCCGCCGCCTCGAACGCGAACTCGCCGATGCGAAGAAGGCGCTGGCCTTAGGCGGCGGTGGTTCGGGCGAAGCGGCCGGGCCCGAACAGGTCGGCGGCGTGGCGTTCATCGGCCAGGTCCTCAACGACTTCGAAGCGAAGGGCCTTCGAGGCGCTGTCGACGAAGCCAAGCAACGCCTTGGCTCGGGCATCGCCGTGATGGTAGCCATCAACGACGGTCGCGCGTCGGTCGCGGTCGGCGTGACGGCAGATCTGGTCGCGAGCCACAACGCGGTCGATCTGCTCAAGATCGCGGTGGCGACGCTGGGCGGGCAGGGCGGCGGCGGCCGTCCCGACATGGCGCAGGGCGGTGGTCCTGATGGCGACAAGGCTGCGGAAGCGGTGGCGGCGGTGCGGGCAAAGCTCGAGGCGGCAGGCGGCTGA
- a CDS encoding M24 family metallopeptidase, translated as MSTTPRKSAFSPSRRDLLSLAIAAPLLSTTAILRAAEPDLSALSDITGATKPIDAAERAARLVRAQSLMKAAGIGAVLIEPGSSMIYFTGVRWHTSERLTLAILPVEGEPCIVTPFFEEPSVRETLAVPAEVRVWQEDENPLAIVAGFLRDRKLATRPIGLEAEVRYFAYAGVQRVLPEAKIVSADPVVRACRMIKTPAEIALMQAATEVTLAAYRWTYARVEKGMTGPEIGALMNAATRKLGGAPEFALALIGEASAYPHGSREIHRVGEGQVVLMDCGCTVQGYQSDISRTWVHGAATADQRKTWDQVARGQQIAFAAAKIGATAGSVDDAVRRQYETLGYGPGYKLPGLSHRTGHGIGMDGHEPVNLVRGEATRLAAGMCFSDEPGIYIPGRYGVRIEDCFHMTAAGPKWFSEPPKSLDAPLG; from the coding sequence ATGTCGACCACACCCCGTAAATCCGCCTTCAGCCCCTCGCGTCGGGACCTGCTGAGCCTCGCGATCGCGGCCCCGCTGCTGTCGACCACCGCTATCCTCCGCGCGGCCGAACCCGATCTTTCCGCGCTGTCCGACATCACCGGCGCGACCAAGCCGATCGATGCCGCCGAACGCGCCGCGAGGCTGGTGCGCGCGCAGTCGCTGATGAAGGCGGCGGGCATCGGTGCGGTGCTGATCGAGCCGGGATCGTCGATGATCTACTTCACCGGCGTCCGCTGGCACACGAGCGAGCGGCTGACGCTGGCGATCCTGCCGGTCGAGGGCGAACCCTGCATCGTCACGCCGTTCTTCGAGGAACCGTCGGTCCGCGAGACGCTCGCCGTCCCCGCCGAGGTGCGCGTCTGGCAGGAGGACGAGAACCCGCTCGCGATCGTCGCCGGGTTCCTGCGCGACCGGAAACTGGCCACGCGGCCGATCGGGCTGGAGGCGGAGGTGCGCTACTTCGCCTATGCCGGCGTCCAGCGCGTGCTGCCCGAGGCGAAGATCGTGTCCGCCGACCCGGTCGTCCGCGCCTGCCGGATGATCAAGACTCCCGCCGAGATCGCACTGATGCAGGCGGCGACCGAGGTCACGCTCGCCGCCTATCGCTGGACCTATGCGCGGGTAGAGAAGGGCATGACCGGCCCGGAGATCGGCGCGCTGATGAACGCCGCGACCCGCAAGCTTGGCGGCGCACCCGAGTTCGCGCTCGCCCTGATCGGCGAAGCGTCTGCCTATCCGCACGGCAGCCGCGAGATCCACCGCGTCGGCGAGGGGCAGGTCGTGCTGATGGACTGCGGGTGTACCGTGCAGGGCTATCAGTCCGACATCTCTCGCACCTGGGTGCACGGCGCCGCGACTGCCGACCAACGCAAGACCTGGGACCAAGTCGCCCGAGGCCAGCAGATCGCGTTCGCCGCGGCGAAAATCGGCGCGACGGCGGGTAGCGTCGATGACGCTGTCCGGCGGCAGTACGAAACGCTCGGCTACGGCCCCGGCTACAAGCTCCCCGGCCTGTCGCATCGTACCGGGCACGGGATCGGCATGGATGGCCACGAACCCGTCAACCTCGTTCGGGGAGAAGCCACGAGGCTGGCGGCGGGCATGTGCTTCTCCGACGAACCAGGCATCTACATTCCAGGCAGGTACGGCGTGCGGATCGAGGATTGCTTCCACATGACCGCCGCCGGGCCGAAATGGTTCAGCGAACCGCCCAAGTCGCTCGATGCGCCGTTGGGGTAG
- the recA gene encoding recombinase RecA: MAANLKVIDTGMATATNDRQKALDAALAQIDRAFGKGSAMRLGSKETMQVEVISTGSLGLDIALGVGGLPRGRVIEIYGPESSGKTTLALHVIAEAQKGGGTAAFVDAEHALDPVYAKKLGVNIDELIVSQPDTGEQALEIVDTLVRSNAIDVLVVDSVAALVPRAEIEGEMGDSHVGLQARLMSQSLRKLTGSISRSRCMVIFINQLRMKIGVMYGNPETTTGGNALKFYASVRLDIRRIGAIKAGEEVTGNQTRVKVVKNKVAPPFKQVEFDIMYGQGVSKLGEILDLGVKAGLVEKSGAWFSYDSVRLGQGRENSKTFLKDNPETADRLEKQIRARTDKVAEEMMAGPDAEDDV; the protein is encoded by the coding sequence ATGGCCGCTAATCTGAAAGTGATCGACACCGGCATGGCAACCGCAACCAACGACCGCCAGAAGGCGCTCGACGCCGCGCTCGCGCAGATCGACCGCGCATTCGGCAAGGGCTCGGCGATGCGCCTGGGCTCGAAGGAAACCATGCAGGTCGAGGTCATCTCGACCGGCTCGCTCGGGCTCGACATCGCACTCGGCGTCGGCGGCCTGCCGCGCGGCCGCGTGATCGAGATCTACGGTCCGGAAAGCTCGGGCAAGACCACGCTCGCGCTCCACGTGATCGCCGAAGCTCAGAAGGGCGGCGGCACCGCTGCGTTCGTCGACGCCGAGCATGCGCTCGACCCGGTCTACGCCAAGAAGCTCGGCGTCAACATCGACGAGCTGATCGTGTCGCAGCCCGACACCGGCGAGCAGGCGCTCGAGATCGTCGACACGCTTGTCCGCTCGAACGCGATCGACGTGCTCGTGGTCGACTCGGTCGCAGCCCTCGTGCCGCGCGCCGAAATCGAAGGCGAGATGGGCGACAGCCATGTCGGCCTCCAGGCGCGTCTTATGTCGCAGAGCTTGCGGAAACTCACCGGCTCGATCAGCCGCTCACGCTGCATGGTGATCTTCATCAACCAGCTCCGCATGAAGATCGGCGTCATGTACGGCAACCCCGAGACGACGACGGGCGGCAACGCGCTGAAGTTCTACGCCTCGGTCCGCCTCGACATCCGCCGCATCGGTGCGATCAAGGCCGGCGAAGAGGTCACCGGCAACCAGACGCGCGTGAAGGTCGTCAAGAACAAGGTCGCTCCGCCGTTCAAGCAGGTCGAGTTCGACATCATGTACGGGCAGGGCGTCTCGAAGCTCGGCGAGATCCTCGATCTCGGCGTGAAGGCCGGCCTCGTCGAGAAGTCCGGCGCCTGGTTCAGCTACGACAGCGTCCGCCTCGGTCAGGGCCGTGAGAACTCGAAGACGTTCCTCAAGGACAACCCCGAAACCGCCGACCGCCTCGAAAAGCAGATCCGCGCGCGCACCGACAAGGTCGCCGAAGAAATGATGGCCGGCCCCGACGCCGAAGACGACGTATAA
- a CDS encoding glutathione S-transferase family protein, with protein sequence MITVHHLENSRSQRILWMLEELGLPYEIKRYERNKQTMLAPPELKKIHPLGKSPVIEDADVQGGQVVAETGAIVEYLVDKADGRLGAPAKRADALRYRFWLHYAEGSMMPPLLLKLVLARIPIMGKVAVRKIQPMIDVHLDYVESELSQRPWFAGAEMTAADIMMSFPLEAARSRGGLNESRPATIAWLAKVHARPAYQAGLKKGGPYAYA encoded by the coding sequence ATGATAACCGTCCACCACCTCGAAAACTCGCGATCGCAGCGTATCCTGTGGATGCTCGAGGAACTCGGCCTCCCCTACGAGATCAAGCGCTACGAGCGGAACAAGCAGACCATGCTCGCCCCGCCAGAGCTCAAGAAAATCCACCCGCTAGGCAAGTCGCCGGTGATCGAGGATGCCGATGTTCAAGGTGGCCAAGTCGTCGCCGAAACCGGCGCGATCGTCGAATATCTCGTAGACAAGGCGGACGGCAGACTAGGCGCCCCCGCCAAACGTGCCGACGCGCTACGCTACCGCTTCTGGCTCCATTATGCGGAAGGCTCGATGATGCCACCGCTGCTTCTGAAGCTCGTCCTCGCGCGCATCCCGATTATGGGCAAGGTCGCGGTCAGAAAGATCCAGCCGATGATCGACGTCCACCTCGACTATGTCGAATCGGAACTGTCGCAACGCCCCTGGTTTGCCGGCGCGGAGATGACCGCCGCCGACATCATGATGAGCTTCCCCCTCGAAGCCGCCCGCAGCCGCGGCGGCCTGAACGAGTCCCGCCCCGCAACGATCGCCTGGCTGGCCAAGGTCCACGCGCGGCCGGCGTATCAGGCTGGACTCAAGAAGGGTGGGCCATACGCCTACGCGTGA
- a CDS encoding class I SAM-dependent methyltransferase has translation MTTAYDWTGRIGDVWAEEWRRTDRSFTNLTPHLNAAILAAATPRTRKIIDIGCGAGATTLATAQGLPNATVTGIDLSPNLIEIARYRAATQANASFECADITIAAPNHAPTDLYVSRHGVMFFADPVAAFTTLVEAAAPGATLVFSCFAERTANRWATETITATGGDAGPRASTAPGPFASADPTHVATILENAGWQAAPPKRIDFAYRAGEGIDPVADAVDYFRRIGPAASAIRDAAPEERERHIARLTQVCERHGNGTTVEFPAAAWIWTARKSAE, from the coding sequence ATGACCACAGCCTATGACTGGACCGGCAGAATAGGCGACGTCTGGGCCGAAGAATGGCGCCGAACCGACCGCAGTTTCACCAACCTGACCCCGCATTTGAACGCAGCGATCCTCGCCGCTGCCACTCCCCGAACCCGCAAGATCATCGACATAGGCTGCGGCGCCGGAGCAACCACCTTAGCCACCGCGCAAGGCCTCCCGAACGCGACCGTAACCGGCATAGATCTCTCGCCAAACCTGATTGAGATCGCCAGATACCGCGCCGCAACCCAAGCGAATGCCAGCTTCGAATGCGCCGACATCACTATCGCGGCCCCGAACCACGCCCCGACAGATCTCTACGTCTCGCGCCACGGCGTCATGTTCTTCGCAGACCCCGTCGCAGCCTTTACCACGCTCGTCGAAGCCGCCGCACCCGGCGCAACGCTGGTCTTTTCCTGTTTCGCCGAACGCACCGCCAACCGCTGGGCCACCGAAACCATCACCGCAACCGGCGGCGATGCGGGCCCCCGGGCAAGCACCGCACCAGGTCCCTTCGCGTCCGCCGATCCAACCCATGTCGCGACGATCCTCGAAAACGCGGGCTGGCAGGCCGCCCCGCCCAAGCGTATCGACTTCGCCTACCGGGCAGGTGAGGGCATCGACCCCGTAGCCGACGCCGTCGATTATTTCCGCCGCATCGGCCCCGCCGCCTCGGCCATTCGCGACGCCGCCCCAGAGGAACGCGAGCGCCACATCGCGCGTCTCACCCAGGTCTGCGAACGTCACGGCAACGGCACCACGGTGGAATTCCCCGCCGCCGCCTGGATCTGGACTGCGCGCAAATCGGCCGAATAA
- a CDS encoding 4-(cytidine 5'-diphospho)-2-C-methyl-D-erythritol kinase has protein sequence MPAITEPAPAKVNLALHVRRRRPDGYHDLETLFAFATDGDMITVEPAQTNSFTITGPFAAALLSPPNTPPAKAGAQSGEDRENAPHAPNAPPGAAPWQGNLVTAAADAFTTAFAPDAHHALTLEKHLPIASGIGGGSADAAATLRALARLHGIPTTDPRLHEIAAKLGADVPACLANRTTLGTGKGDTLTNLEGLSGTPLLLVNPGVAVSTAAVFKTWDAQDRGPIPEGDLLDRAKAGRNDLEPPALVLAPEIAQVRALLDAAQSVLLSRMSGSGATCFALFQTPDARDTATIAARAHGWWTLATTLA, from the coding sequence ATGCCCGCCATCACCGAACCCGCCCCCGCAAAGGTCAACCTGGCCCTCCACGTCCGCCGCCGCCGCCCCGACGGCTATCACGATCTGGAAACCCTATTCGCCTTCGCCACGGACGGTGACATGATCACGGTGGAACCCGCCCAAACCAACAGTTTCACCATAACCGGCCCCTTCGCCGCAGCACTCCTCTCACCCCCCAACACCCCCCCGGCGAAGGCCGGGGCCCAATCGGGAGAGGACCGTGAAAACGCACCCCACGCGCCCAACGCCCCCCCAGGCGCCGCCCCCTGGCAAGGCAATTTGGTAACCGCCGCCGCCGACGCCTTCACCACCGCCTTCGCCCCCGACGCCCACCACGCGCTAACCCTCGAAAAACACCTCCCCATCGCCTCGGGCATAGGCGGGGGCTCGGCCGACGCCGCCGCCACCCTCCGAGCGCTGGCCCGCCTCCACGGGATACCGACGACCGACCCCCGCCTCCACGAAATCGCCGCAAAGCTCGGCGCAGACGTCCCCGCCTGCCTCGCCAACCGCACCACGCTCGGCACCGGCAAAGGCGACACCCTCACGAACCTCGAAGGCCTGTCCGGCACGCCGCTCCTGCTCGTGAACCCGGGCGTCGCCGTTTCGACCGCGGCAGTCTTCAAGACCTGGGACGCCCAGGACCGAGGCCCGATCCCCGAAGGCGACCTCCTCGACCGCGCAAAAGCCGGCCGCAACGACCTGGAACCCCCCGCGCTGGTGCTAGCCCCCGAAATCGCCCAGGTCCGAGCCCTCCTGGACGCAGCCCAAAGCGTCCTCCTGTCCAGAATGTCCGGCTCCGGCGCTACCTGTTTCGCCCTGTTCCAAACCCCCGACGCCCGAGACACCGCCACAATCGCCGCTCGCGCTCACGGCTGGTGGACCCTCGCAACGACTTTGGCCTGA
- a CDS encoding tetratricopeptide repeat protein: MLAASHADPVVAIRAYRKALEAGDMPLATRAAAILNRAGVAPADAALLPLADAARRNDAKAASAAIATLSTGPLVVLAPSLYAWVAHAEGRDPEPSLATAARDPVANRFATETRTLIAATPRKQPLAIGVSRLLARLAGDLSAGEPSPLSIALTQAALRADPSFDAARVLLADALARNTIVDRALAVLDEIDPKSPSASAAAAERIDILSNADRDGEALAAAKNRVDQRDAGPADWQRYADLLLTTGNPAEAATWYQRIIAADDAKGGNWGNWLQYGGALDQAGRWPEARDALEKAVARGPAQPLALNYLGFAQVEHGDDIPASIRLLERASRLDPTNPSITDSLGWAYHLSGDTARALPLLERAAQGEPANTEIGDHLGDAYWSIGRNYEARYAWRAALLTAEPTEIARITAKIANGLPPKARR, translated from the coding sequence GTGCTGGCGGCATCGCACGCCGACCCCGTCGTCGCGATCCGCGCCTACCGCAAGGCGCTGGAGGCCGGCGACATGCCGCTAGCCACCCGCGCCGCCGCCATATTGAACAGGGCCGGCGTAGCCCCGGCCGATGCCGCGCTTCTGCCGCTCGCCGATGCCGCACGACGGAACGACGCGAAGGCTGCCAGCGCCGCGATCGCGACGCTCTCGACCGGGCCGCTCGTGGTCCTCGCCCCCTCGCTCTACGCCTGGGTCGCGCACGCCGAGGGCCGCGATCCCGAACCCTCGCTCGCCACCGCCGCGAGGGACCCCGTCGCAAACCGCTTCGCCACCGAAACGCGGACGTTGATCGCCGCCACACCGCGCAAGCAACCGCTCGCGATCGGTGTCTCGCGCCTGCTCGCCCGCCTCGCGGGCGACCTCAGCGCGGGCGAACCCTCGCCGCTATCGATCGCGCTGACCCAGGCCGCCCTGCGCGCCGACCCGAGTTTTGACGCCGCCCGTGTCCTCCTTGCCGACGCGCTCGCCCGCAACACGATCGTCGACCGCGCGCTCGCCGTTCTCGACGAGATCGACCCGAAAAGCCCGTCCGCATCGGCTGCCGCCGCCGAACGCATCGACATCCTGTCGAACGCCGACCGCGACGGCGAAGCGCTCGCCGCCGCCAAGAACCGCGTCGACCAGAGGGACGCCGGGCCCGCCGACTGGCAACGCTATGCCGACCTGCTGCTGACCACCGGCAACCCCGCCGAAGCCGCAACCTGGTATCAGCGCATCATCGCCGCGGACGATGCAAAGGGCGGCAATTGGGGCAATTGGCTGCAATATGGCGGCGCGCTCGACCAAGCCGGTCGCTGGCCCGAAGCGCGCGACGCGCTCGAAAAAGCCGTCGCCCGCGGCCCGGCCCAACCGCTCGCGCTCAATTACCTCGGCTTCGCGCAAGTCGAGCACGGCGACGACATTCCCGCCTCGATCCGCCTGCTCGAACGCGCCAGCCGCCTCGACCCGACCAACCCCTCGATCACCGACTCGCTGGGCTGGGCCTACCACCTCTCCGGCGACACGGCCCGCGCGCTTCCCCTGCTCGAACGCGCCGCGCAGGGCGAACCGGCCAACACCGAGATCGGCGACCATCTCGGCGACGCCTATTGGAGCATCGGCCGAAACTACGAAGCCCGCTACGCCTGGCGGGCCGCGCTCCTCACCGCCGAACCAACCGAAATCGCCCGCATAACCGCCAAGATCGCCAACGGCCTCCCGCCAAAAGCTCGCCGCTAG
- a CDS encoding dicarboxylate/amino acid:cation symporter, whose protein sequence is MAKRLTYYILFGLVAGMVVGWVLNATIDNGTPESAARLKDIAGYFSIVTSLFLRLIKMIIAPLVFSTLVVGIAHMGDTGALGRVGLRSLGWFICASLLSLTLGMILVNVLQPGVGLELAIPPATASSGVDAAAFDLAKFISHIVPDSMIAAMASNEILQIVVFSVFVGVAITAVGEKAAPLVKAIEALVAVMLQITNYVMRFAPFAVFAAVTATLAERGPTILGQLGYFMLTFYIGLALLWAMLIGIAFVLIGPRTRLLVRYIRDPLILAFSAASSEAAYPRTLEALDRFGVPPRIASFVLPLGYSFNLDGSMMYMTFASLFIAQAYGIDMPIGQQIAMLLVLMVTSKGIAGVPRASLVVIAGTLSMFKIPEAGILLILAVDHFLDMGRSATNVIGNAVAATVVAKWEGGLDEREPADRDPPVAPTGHGPKVNVDSYEKIGPGQV, encoded by the coding sequence ATGGCCAAGCGGCTAACCTATTACATCTTGTTCGGCCTCGTCGCGGGGATGGTCGTCGGCTGGGTTCTGAACGCGACGATCGACAACGGCACGCCCGAGTCCGCCGCGCGGCTGAAGGACATCGCCGGCTATTTCTCGATCGTGACGTCTCTGTTCCTGCGGCTGATCAAGATGATCATCGCGCCGCTGGTCTTCTCGACGCTGGTCGTCGGGATCGCGCATATGGGCGACACCGGCGCGCTGGGTCGGGTCGGACTGCGCAGCCTGGGGTGGTTCATCTGCGCGAGCCTGTTGTCACTCACTCTGGGCATGATCCTGGTCAACGTATTGCAGCCGGGCGTCGGGCTCGAACTCGCGATCCCGCCCGCGACCGCGTCGAGCGGGGTGGATGCCGCAGCGTTCGACCTCGCCAAGTTCATCTCGCATATCGTGCCCGATTCGATGATCGCGGCGATGGCGAGCAACGAGATCCTCCAGATCGTCGTGTTCTCGGTTTTCGTCGGGGTCGCGATCACCGCGGTCGGCGAGAAGGCCGCGCCGCTGGTCAAGGCGATCGAGGCGCTGGTCGCGGTCATGCTGCAGATCACCAATTACGTGATGCGGTTCGCGCCGTTCGCGGTGTTCGCGGCGGTGACAGCGACGCTCGCCGAGCGGGGGCCGACCATCCTCGGCCAGCTCGGCTATTTCATGCTGACCTTCTATATCGGCCTTGCGCTGCTGTGGGCGATGCTGATCGGGATCGCGTTCGTGCTGATCGGGCCGCGGACGCGGCTGCTCGTGCGGTATATCCGCGATCCGCTCATTCTCGCCTTCTCGGCAGCGTCGTCGGAGGCGGCGTACCCGCGGACGCTGGAGGCGCTCGACCGGTTCGGCGTGCCACCGCGGATCGCGAGCTTCGTGCTGCCGCTGGGCTATTCGTTCAATCTCGACGGGTCGATGATGTACATGACGTTCGCGTCGCTGTTCATCGCCCAGGCCTACGGCATCGACATGCCGATCGGGCAGCAGATCGCGATGCTGCTGGTGCTGATGGTGACGTCGAAGGGGATTGCGGGCGTTCCGCGGGCTTCGCTGGTCGTGATCGCGGGGACGCTGTCGATGTTCAAGATCCCGGAGGCGGGGATTTTGCTGATCCTGGCGGTGGATCATTTCCTGGACATGGGGCGGTCGGCGACGAACGTCATCGGCAATGCGGTGGCGGCGACCGTGGTGGCGAAATGGGAGGGCGGGCTCGACGAGCGCGAGCCGGCCGACCGTGATCCGCCGGTGGCACCGACCGGGCATGGGCCGAAGGTGAATGTGGACAGCTACGAGAAGATCGGGCCGGGGCAGGTTTGA